In Streptantibioticus cattleyicolor NRRL 8057 = DSM 46488, a genomic segment contains:
- a CDS encoding NUDIX domain-containing protein, protein MADHALPYDTPEEWPVTATETPFSGKVTGVRTDVVRMPDGSTARRDYQTHPGSVAVVALDDEERVLVLRQYRHPVRHRLWELPAGLLDVPGEHPLRAAQRELYEEAHLKADDWRVLVDIYSTPGGSDEAIRVYLARGLAPAEGERFEAAEEEAEFEFDRVPVAELVGQVLAGELHNACLAVGVLALQAVLTGDGPDALRPADAPWPARPFQP, encoded by the coding sequence ATGGCCGACCACGCGCTGCCGTACGACACCCCCGAGGAATGGCCGGTCACGGCCACCGAGACGCCGTTCTCCGGCAAGGTCACCGGAGTGCGTACCGATGTCGTGCGGATGCCCGACGGCAGTACCGCCCGCCGCGACTACCAGACCCACCCCGGGTCGGTCGCCGTGGTCGCCCTCGACGACGAGGAACGGGTGCTGGTGCTGCGCCAGTACCGCCACCCGGTGCGCCACCGGCTGTGGGAACTGCCGGCCGGGCTGCTGGACGTCCCCGGCGAGCACCCGCTGCGCGCCGCCCAGCGCGAGCTGTACGAGGAGGCCCACCTCAAGGCCGACGACTGGCGGGTGCTGGTGGACATCTACAGCACCCCCGGCGGCTCCGACGAGGCGATCCGGGTCTACCTCGCGCGCGGTCTCGCCCCGGCCGAGGGGGAGCGCTTCGAGGCCGCCGAGGAGGAGGCCGAGTTCGAGTTCGACCGGGTGCCGGTGGCCGAGCTGGTCGGTCAGGTGCTCGCCGGTGAGCTGCACAACGCGTGCCTCGCGGTGGGCGTCCTCGCCCTCCAGGCGGTGCTCACCGGGGACGGCCCGGACGCGCTGCGCCCCGCCGACGCCCCCTGGCCGGCGCGCCCGTTCCAGCCCTGA
- the ald gene encoding alanine dehydrogenase, with amino-acid sequence MKVGIPREVKNNEFRVAITPAGVHELVRNGHQVFVEQGAGRGSSITDDEYTSAGAQILGTADEVWATADLLLKVKEPIAEEYHRLRKDQTLFTYLHLAASRECTDALIESGTTAIAYETVELANRALPLLAPMSEVAGRLAPQVGAYHLMRSAGGRGVLPGGVPGVAPAKAVVIGGGVSGWNATQIAVGMGFEVTLLDRDINKLRDADRIFGTKVKTVVSNAFELEKAVLEADLVIGAVLIPGAKAPKLVTNELVSRMKPGSVLVDIAIDQGGCFEDSRPTTHAEPTFPVHGSIFYCVANMPGAVANTSTNALTNATLPYIVSLANNGWREALRRDAALAKGLNVHDGQIVYPEVGEAHGLPVTDLNSLLG; translated from the coding sequence GTGAAGGTCGGTATCCCCCGCGAGGTCAAGAACAACGAGTTCCGCGTCGCCATCACCCCGGCCGGTGTGCACGAGCTCGTGCGCAACGGGCACCAGGTCTTCGTGGAGCAGGGGGCCGGCCGCGGCTCCTCGATCACGGACGACGAGTACACCTCGGCCGGTGCGCAGATCCTGGGCACCGCCGACGAGGTCTGGGCCACCGCCGATCTGCTGCTGAAGGTCAAGGAGCCGATCGCGGAGGAGTACCACCGGCTGCGCAAGGACCAGACCCTCTTCACCTACCTGCACCTGGCCGCCTCGCGGGAGTGCACCGACGCGCTGATCGAGTCCGGCACCACCGCCATCGCCTACGAGACCGTCGAGCTGGCCAACCGCGCGCTGCCGCTGCTGGCCCCGATGTCCGAGGTGGCCGGCCGCCTCGCCCCGCAGGTGGGCGCCTACCACCTGATGCGCTCGGCCGGCGGCCGTGGCGTGCTGCCGGGCGGCGTCCCCGGGGTGGCCCCCGCCAAGGCGGTCGTCATCGGCGGCGGCGTCTCCGGCTGGAACGCCACCCAGATCGCCGTCGGCATGGGCTTCGAGGTGACCCTGCTCGACCGCGACATCAACAAGCTGCGCGACGCCGACCGGATCTTCGGCACCAAGGTCAAGACCGTGGTCTCCAACGCCTTCGAGCTGGAGAAGGCGGTCCTCGAGGCCGACCTGGTGATCGGCGCCGTCCTCATCCCGGGCGCCAAGGCCCCCAAGCTCGTCACCAACGAGCTGGTCTCGCGCATGAAGCCGGGCTCGGTCCTGGTCGACATCGCCATCGACCAGGGCGGCTGCTTCGAGGACTCGCGCCCCACCACGCACGCCGAGCCCACCTTCCCGGTGCACGGCTCGATCTTCTACTGCGTGGCCAACATGCCCGGCGCGGTGGCCAACACCTCCACCAACGCGCTGACCAACGCGACCCTGCCGTACATCGTCTCGCTGGCCAACAACGGCTGGCGGGAGGCGCTGCGCCGGGACGCCGCGCTGGCCAAGGGGCTCAACGTGCACGACGGTCAGATCGTCTACCCCGAGGTCGGCGAGGCGCACGGCCTGCCGGTGACCGACCTCAACAGCCTGCTGGGCTGA
- a CDS encoding Tetratricopeptide TPR_4 — translation MADHELGAGASAAAGSAVFVGRRRELAELHAEIDRPGLAALRGSAPAAARVLLIAGRPGSGRTTLALRLAAELAARYPDGLLFARLTGADGTPLPAARIARDLLRSWRLPPRPAPVPGLPAQAAGAPAEASRPVAAVPPARAVPAPTTTSVSAPSGPAPSSGAGDASAGLSASSGAAPRGAAASARARTAPADPSTSTGAPTARADRSASPSAEHAAPSRVSGVSMPAGAAASSGRPGASPGAAPAVPPGRPGGPTGTASAGAPGVGGASVSSGAPARAPFAGGGDVVGDPVGVLRAAVEGRRVLVVLDDVAEGGQVAEVLPGGPQALVVATSRGPLAGVADVRPCALGGLDAGAAVELITEVAGATRVTCDPAAAEALARQCEGNPTALRLLAGWMAARPGRTVGDALAEVSRVAEAETDVSPVARAFRVVYAALPGPAARLARLLAIAPDATVDDQFASALAGCAPAAAGRMLDELLTHGVVRPGPDGTRLVLGSLQPLLAAELAARERPADVTVARARMLERAVRLLRSCRGYAEPLGSPARKAAAELPKEVRFPSAEAADRWLRERFPVLLAAARIAVADGELDTLARRLAVALLRALEAHRQAADRVPELYELHGLLLTVAKRHAEPRQQAAALLELADLDARRGRSAEALRGYRAALDAARAGNDPLAQGRALEALGDGYRELGDAERAADWYGRALTLRLGRGDLAAQVRLHGRLGALATSAGRTAVALREWRSAAAVARRAGDPSGVARALAATAVVQERSGQPEEALRTGQEALHWARQAGDTRTEGTILLRMADVLDRLGDPAGARIQREAAGRLLQPHGAPPA, via the coding sequence GTGGCCGATCACGAGCTGGGTGCCGGGGCTTCGGCGGCGGCCGGCTCCGCCGTCTTCGTCGGCCGCCGCCGTGAGCTGGCCGAACTCCACGCCGAGATCGACCGCCCCGGGCTGGCCGCGTTGCGCGGCAGCGCCCCGGCCGCCGCCCGGGTCCTGCTGATCGCCGGCCGCCCCGGCTCCGGCCGCACCACCCTGGCGCTGCGCCTCGCCGCCGAACTCGCCGCCCGCTACCCGGACGGCCTCCTCTTCGCCCGGCTCACCGGGGCCGACGGCACCCCGCTGCCGGCCGCCCGGATCGCCCGCGACCTGCTGCGTTCCTGGCGGTTGCCGCCCCGCCCCGCGCCGGTGCCCGGCCTGCCGGCCCAGGCCGCCGGCGCCCCCGCCGAAGCGTCCCGGCCGGTCGCCGCCGTGCCCCCGGCCCGCGCGGTCCCGGCCCCCACGACCACCTCCGTATCGGCCCCCTCGGGTCCGGCGCCGTCGTCCGGGGCGGGGGACGCGTCCGCCGGGCTGTCCGCCTCGTCGGGTGCCGCGCCTCGCGGGGCGGCGGCTTCAGCCCGCGCGCGTACCGCGCCCGCTGATCCGTCCACTTCTACCGGGGCGCCTACTGCGCGCGCCGATCGCTCCGCTTCGCCCAGCGCGGAGCACGCCGCTCCGTCGAGGGTGTCCGGCGTGTCGATGCCTGCCGGGGCGGCGGCTTCGTCGGGGAGGCCCGGCGCGTCGCCGGGCGCGGCGCCTGCCGTTCCGCCCGGGAGGCCGGGTGGGCCGACGGGTACGGCGTCTGCCGGGGCGCCCGGCGTAGGCGGCGCGTCCGTTTCGTCCGGCGCGCCGGCGCGTGCTCCGTTCGCCGGAGGCGGGGATGTCGTGGGGGATCCGGTGGGGGTGCTGCGGGCGGCGGTCGAGGGGCGGCGGGTGCTGGTGGTGTTGGACGACGTGGCCGAGGGCGGGCAGGTCGCGGAGGTGTTGCCCGGGGGGCCGCAGGCGTTGGTGGTGGCGACGTCGAGGGGGCCGTTGGCGGGGGTCGCCGATGTGCGGCCGTGCGCGCTCGGGGGGCTCGACGCGGGGGCCGCGGTGGAGTTGATCACGGAGGTGGCCGGGGCGACCCGGGTGACGTGTGATCCGGCCGCCGCGGAGGCGTTGGCGCGGCAGTGCGAGGGCAACCCCACCGCGCTGAGGCTGCTGGCGGGCTGGATGGCGGCCCGTCCGGGGCGGACGGTCGGCGACGCGCTGGCCGAGGTGAGCCGGGTCGCCGAGGCGGAGACGGACGTCTCGCCGGTGGCGCGGGCGTTCCGGGTGGTGTACGCGGCGCTGCCGGGGCCGGCCGCCCGGCTCGCCCGGTTGCTGGCGATCGCCCCGGACGCCACCGTGGACGACCAGTTCGCCTCCGCGCTGGCCGGGTGCGCGCCGGCCGCGGCGGGGCGGATGCTCGACGAGTTGCTGACCCACGGCGTGGTGCGCCCCGGCCCGGACGGCACCCGCCTCGTCCTCGGCAGCCTTCAGCCGCTGCTCGCCGCCGAGCTTGCCGCGCGGGAGCGTCCCGCCGACGTGACCGTGGCCCGGGCCCGCATGCTGGAGCGGGCGGTGCGGTTGCTGCGGTCGTGCCGGGGCTACGCGGAGCCGCTGGGGTCACCGGCCCGCAAGGCCGCCGCGGAGTTGCCCAAGGAGGTGCGCTTCCCCTCCGCCGAGGCGGCCGACCGCTGGCTGCGCGAGCGGTTCCCGGTGCTGCTGGCGGCGGCCCGGATCGCGGTGGCCGACGGCGAGCTGGACACCCTGGCCCGCCGGCTGGCCGTCGCGCTGCTGCGGGCGCTGGAGGCCCACCGGCAGGCCGCCGACCGGGTACCGGAGCTGTACGAGCTGCACGGACTGCTGCTCACCGTGGCGAAGCGGCACGCCGAGCCCCGGCAGCAGGCGGCGGCGCTGCTGGAACTGGCCGACCTCGACGCGCGGCGCGGCCGGAGCGCCGAGGCGCTGCGCGGCTACCGGGCCGCCCTGGACGCCGCCCGGGCCGGCAACGACCCGCTCGCGCAGGGCCGGGCGCTCGAAGCGCTCGGCGACGGCTACCGCGAGCTGGGCGACGCGGAACGGGCCGCGGACTGGTACGGCCGGGCGCTCACCCTACGGCTGGGCCGGGGCGACCTCGCCGCCCAGGTACGGCTGCACGGCCGGCTCGGCGCGCTGGCCACCTCGGCGGGGCGAACCGCGGTCGCGCTGCGCGAGTGGCGGTCCGCCGCCGCCGTGGCCCGGCGCGCCGGCGATCCGTCCGGCGTCGCCCGGGCGCTGGCCGCCACCGCCGTGGTGCAGGAGCGGTCCGGGCAGCCGGAGGAGGCGCTGCGCACCGGCCAGGAGGCGCTGCACTGGGCACGGCAGGCCGGCGACACCCGTACCGAGGGGACGATCCTGCTGCGCATGGCCGACGTCCTGGACCGGCTCGGCGATCCGGCCGGGGCGCGCATCCAGCGCGAGGCGGCCGGCCGCCTCCTCCAGCCGCACGGCGCCCCACCCGCCTGA
- a CDS encoding glycoside hydrolase family 15 protein has protein sequence MHVAGRIEDYALIGDMQTAALVCRDGTVDWLCLPRFDSPAVFAGLLGTEEHGYWRLGPAHNPADGPAPATRRRYRGDSLVLESEWDTPRGTVRVVDFMPPRDGAPQLIRIVEGVSGRVPMRSALRMRFSYGWVVPWVHKVNDAQTPEGRTVAVAGPDSVWFDTECPTYGKDLTTYADFTVAPGERVAFTISWQPSHHEPPALPDPAGSLQATEEFWRDWVEQCTYHGPYRDAVVRSLITLKALTYGPTGGIVAAPTTSLPEDIGGVRNWDYRFTWLRDAAITLSSLLRTGYREEARAWREWLLRAVAGDPENLQIMYGIAGERELGETELSWLPGYEGSQPVRVGNGAAHQLQLDVYGEVSEALHLAHMTGLARNDYASLLQLKLIQYLEDHWQEPDEGIWEVRGPRRHFVHSKVMAWVAVDRTVKLIESGEVDGPLERWQDLRDEIHRDVCDKGYDKERNTFTQSYGSKELDASLLLIPQVGFLPPDDKRVIGTIEAIQRELTVEGGFVLRYPTEGTDEGVDGLPGDEGAFLACSFWLADDLAMIGRVDEARALFEKLLSLRNDLGLLAEEWDPRLQRQVGNFPQAFSHVPLIDTALRLTASGAYGG, from the coding sequence ATGCACGTGGCCGGGCGCATCGAGGACTACGCACTCATCGGTGACATGCAGACCGCCGCCCTGGTCTGCCGGGACGGCACGGTGGACTGGCTCTGCCTGCCCCGGTTCGACTCCCCCGCGGTCTTCGCCGGGCTGCTGGGCACCGAGGAGCACGGCTACTGGCGGCTGGGCCCGGCCCACAACCCCGCCGACGGTCCGGCGCCGGCCACCCGGCGGCGCTACCGCGGTGACTCGCTGGTGCTGGAGTCGGAGTGGGACACCCCGCGCGGCACCGTGCGCGTGGTGGACTTCATGCCGCCGCGGGACGGCGCCCCGCAGCTGATCCGCATCGTGGAAGGGGTCAGCGGCCGGGTGCCGATGCGCTCCGCGCTGCGGATGCGTTTCTCGTACGGCTGGGTGGTGCCGTGGGTGCACAAGGTGAACGACGCGCAGACGCCGGAGGGGCGCACGGTGGCCGTGGCGGGCCCCGACTCGGTGTGGTTCGACACCGAGTGCCCCACCTACGGCAAGGACCTGACCACCTACGCCGACTTCACGGTGGCCCCGGGCGAGCGGGTGGCGTTCACCATCAGCTGGCAGCCCTCCCACCACGAGCCGCCGGCGCTGCCGGATCCGGCCGGGTCGCTCCAGGCCACCGAGGAGTTCTGGCGCGATTGGGTCGAGCAGTGCACGTACCACGGCCCCTACCGGGACGCGGTGGTGCGGTCGTTGATCACCCTCAAGGCGCTGACGTACGGCCCGACCGGCGGCATCGTGGCGGCGCCGACGACCTCGCTGCCGGAGGACATCGGCGGGGTGCGCAACTGGGACTACCGGTTCACCTGGCTGCGGGACGCGGCGATCACCCTGTCGTCGCTGCTGCGCACCGGCTACCGCGAGGAGGCCCGGGCGTGGCGCGAGTGGCTGCTGCGCGCGGTCGCCGGCGACCCGGAGAACCTCCAGATCATGTACGGCATCGCCGGTGAGCGCGAGCTGGGCGAGACCGAGCTGTCCTGGCTGCCCGGGTACGAGGGCTCGCAGCCGGTCCGGGTCGGCAACGGCGCCGCCCACCAGCTCCAGCTGGACGTCTACGGCGAGGTCAGCGAGGCGCTGCACCTGGCCCACATGACCGGGCTGGCCCGCAACGACTACGCCAGCCTGCTCCAGCTCAAGCTCATCCAGTACCTGGAGGACCACTGGCAGGAGCCGGACGAGGGCATCTGGGAGGTGCGCGGCCCGCGCCGGCACTTCGTGCACTCCAAGGTGATGGCCTGGGTCGCCGTGGACCGCACGGTCAAGCTGATCGAGTCCGGCGAGGTGGACGGCCCGCTGGAGCGCTGGCAGGACCTGCGCGACGAGATCCACCGGGACGTGTGCGACAAGGGGTACGACAAGGAACGCAACACCTTCACCCAGTCCTACGGCTCCAAGGAGCTGGACGCCTCGCTGCTGCTCATCCCGCAGGTGGGCTTCCTGCCGCCGGACGACAAGCGGGTGATCGGCACCATCGAGGCGATCCAGCGGGAGCTGACGGTGGAGGGTGGCTTCGTGCTGCGCTATCCGACCGAGGGCACCGACGAGGGCGTCGACGGCCTCCCCGGTGACGAGGGCGCCTTCCTGGCCTGCTCGTTCTGGCTCGCCGACGACCTGGCGATGATCGGCCGGGTGGACGAGGCGCGGGCCCTGTTCGAAAAGCTGCTGTCGCTCCGCAACGATCTCGGGCTGCTCGCCGAGGAGTGGGACCCCCGCCTCCAGCGCCAGGTGGGCAACTTCCCGCAGGCCTTCAGCCACGTGCCCCTGATCGACACCGCGCTGCGGCTGACCGCCAGCGGCGCGTACGGCGGCTAG
- the scpB gene encoding SMC-Scp complex subunit ScpB, whose product MTTTDDIAPGQAPADVAALALKPALEAVLMVVDEPATEADLARLLERPRRAVADALRELSDEYARTARGFDLRLVAGGWRFYTRPEYAAAVERFVLDGQQARLTQAALETLAVVAYRQPVSRSRVAAVRGVNCDGVMRTLLQRGLVEEAGTEPGTGAILYRTTNYFLERMGLRGLDELPELAPFLPEADAVEAESAEALPSFDPDAPEPTSTTEH is encoded by the coding sequence ATGACCACCACCGATGACATCGCGCCCGGCCAGGCCCCGGCCGACGTCGCCGCCCTCGCGCTCAAGCCCGCGCTCGAAGCCGTCCTGATGGTGGTCGACGAACCGGCCACCGAGGCCGACCTGGCCCGGCTGCTGGAACGGCCGCGGCGCGCGGTCGCCGACGCGCTGCGCGAGCTGTCCGACGAGTACGCCCGCACCGCCCGCGGCTTCGACCTGCGCCTGGTCGCCGGCGGCTGGCGGTTCTACACCCGGCCCGAGTACGCCGCCGCGGTCGAACGGTTCGTCCTCGACGGCCAGCAGGCCCGGCTCACCCAGGCCGCGCTGGAGACGCTCGCGGTGGTCGCCTACCGCCAGCCGGTCAGCCGTTCCCGGGTCGCCGCGGTGCGCGGCGTCAACTGCGACGGCGTGATGCGCACCCTCCTCCAGCGCGGACTGGTGGAGGAGGCTGGGACGGAACCCGGAACAGGTGCGATCCTGTACAGGACGACGAACTACTTCCTGGAACGGATGGGCCTGCGCGGCCTCGACGAGCTGCCCGAGCTGGCACCGTTCCTCCCGGAGGCCGACGCCGTCGAAGCGGAATCCGCGGAAGCGCTTCCGTCGTTCGACCCGGACGCCCCCGAACCGACCTCGACTACGGAACATTGA
- a CDS encoding segregation and condensation protein A, giving the protein MPHPRPARRPLGHGPAQEPPAPDETPDETPDATPDEASDTEADPGADGRFTVRLANFEGPFDLLLQLISRHKLDVTEVALSKVTDEFMAHIRAMGPDWDLDQTTEFLVVAATLLDLKAARLLPAAEVEDEADLALLEARDLLFARLLQYRAYKRIAEIFEERLTTEARHHPRTVGLEPHHAELLPDVVISIGAEGFARLAAKAMQPRPRPQVYVDHIHAPLVSVREQAAILVAAVRERGKATFADLVADAPDTLTVVARFLALLELYREKAVALDQEQALGPLTVRWTGGTGPDTAALIGDEFDGSPPAGQDGPR; this is encoded by the coding sequence ATGCCGCACCCCCGCCCCGCCCGCCGCCCCCTCGGCCACGGCCCGGCCCAGGAGCCCCCCGCCCCCGACGAAACCCCCGACGAGACCCCCGACGCAACGCCCGACGAAGCCTCCGACACCGAGGCCGACCCGGGCGCCGACGGGCGGTTCACCGTCCGGCTGGCCAACTTCGAGGGGCCGTTCGACCTCCTCCTCCAGCTGATCTCCCGGCACAAACTGGACGTCACCGAGGTCGCGCTCTCCAAGGTCACCGACGAGTTCATGGCGCACATCCGGGCCATGGGGCCGGACTGGGACCTGGACCAGACGACCGAGTTCCTGGTGGTCGCGGCGACGTTGCTGGACCTGAAGGCGGCCCGGCTGCTGCCCGCCGCCGAGGTCGAGGACGAGGCCGACCTGGCGCTGCTGGAGGCCCGCGACCTGCTCTTCGCGCGGCTGCTGCAATACCGCGCGTACAAGCGCATCGCGGAGATCTTCGAGGAACGCCTGACCACCGAGGCCCGCCACCACCCCCGTACCGTCGGCCTCGAACCCCACCACGCCGAACTCCTGCCGGACGTCGTCATCAGCATCGGCGCCGAGGGGTTCGCCCGGCTCGCCGCCAAGGCGATGCAGCCCAGGCCCAGGCCGCAGGTGTACGTCGACCACATCCACGCGCCCCTGGTCAGCGTCCGCGAGCAGGCCGCGATCCTGGTCGCCGCGGTGCGCGAGCGGGGCAAGGCCACCTTCGCCGATCTGGTCGCCGACGCCCCCGACACTCTCACCGTGGTCGCCCGGTTCCTGGCGCTGCTGGAGCTGTACCGGGAGAAGGCCGTCGCCCTCGACCAGGAGCAGGCGCTCGGCCCGCTCACCGTACGCTGGACCGGCGGCACGGGACCGGACACCGCCGCGCTGATCGGCGACGAGTTCGACGGCTCGCCCCCGGCGGGCCAGGATGGACCCCGATGA
- a CDS encoding CTP synthase translates to MRSAGTTKHIFVTGGVASSLGKGLTASSLGALLKARGLRVTMQKLDPYLNVDPGTMNPFQHGEVFVTNDGAETDLDIGHYERFLDVDLDGSANVTTGQVYSTVIAKERRGEYLGDTVQVIPHITNEIKSRIRRMATEDVDVVITEVGGTVGDIESLPFLESVRQVRHEVGRDNVFFVHVSLLPYIGPSGELKTKPTQHSVAALRNIGIQPDAIVLRADREVPTAIKRKISLMCDVDEDAVVAAIDAKSIYDIPKVLHGEGLDAYVVRRLDLPFRDVDWTQWDDLLKRVHEPAHEVTVALVGKYIDLPDAYLSVTEALRAGGFANNARVSIKWVTSDDCRTPAGAREQLGDVDAICIPGGFGERGVEGKVQAITFARENKVPLLGLCLGLQCIVIEAARVLAGITDANSTEFDPATAHPVISTMAEQLDIVEGKGDLGGTMRLGLYPAKLAEGSIVREVYGGEPYVEERHRHRYEVNNAYRAELEKKAGIVFSGTSPDNKLVEYVEYPREVHPYLVATQAHPELKSRPTRPHPLFAGLVAAAVRRQTEDPAGAVPAAAPAGSADSAGSAEG, encoded by the coding sequence ATCCGAAGTGCCGGCACGACCAAGCACATCTTCGTCACCGGGGGTGTGGCGTCGTCGCTCGGCAAGGGGCTCACGGCCTCCAGCCTCGGCGCGCTGCTGAAGGCGCGCGGACTGCGGGTCACCATGCAGAAGCTGGACCCGTACCTCAACGTTGACCCGGGCACGATGAACCCGTTCCAGCACGGCGAGGTCTTCGTCACCAACGACGGCGCCGAGACCGACCTGGACATCGGCCACTACGAGCGCTTCCTCGACGTCGACCTGGACGGCTCCGCGAACGTCACCACCGGCCAGGTGTACTCGACGGTGATCGCCAAGGAGCGGCGGGGCGAGTACCTGGGCGACACCGTCCAGGTCATTCCCCACATCACCAATGAGATCAAGTCCCGGATCCGCCGGATGGCGACCGAGGACGTGGACGTGGTCATCACCGAGGTGGGCGGCACCGTCGGCGACATCGAGTCGCTGCCGTTCCTGGAGTCGGTGCGCCAGGTCCGCCACGAGGTCGGCCGGGACAACGTCTTCTTCGTGCACGTCTCGCTGCTGCCCTACATCGGCCCCTCCGGCGAGCTGAAGACCAAGCCGACTCAGCACTCGGTGGCCGCGCTGCGCAACATCGGCATCCAGCCGGACGCCATCGTGCTGCGCGCCGACCGCGAGGTGCCCACCGCCATCAAGCGCAAGATCTCGCTGATGTGCGACGTGGACGAGGACGCGGTGGTCGCCGCCATCGACGCCAAGTCGATCTACGACATCCCCAAGGTGCTGCACGGCGAGGGCCTCGACGCCTACGTGGTCCGCCGCCTCGACCTGCCCTTCCGCGACGTGGACTGGACCCAGTGGGACGACCTGCTCAAGCGGGTCCACGAGCCGGCCCACGAGGTCACCGTCGCCCTGGTCGGCAAGTACATCGACCTGCCCGACGCCTACCTGTCGGTCACCGAGGCGCTGCGCGCCGGCGGCTTCGCCAACAACGCCCGCGTCTCCATCAAGTGGGTCACCTCCGACGACTGCCGCACCCCGGCCGGCGCCCGGGAGCAGCTCGGCGACGTGGACGCCATCTGCATCCCCGGCGGCTTCGGCGAGCGCGGTGTCGAGGGCAAGGTCCAGGCGATCACCTTCGCCCGGGAGAACAAGGTGCCGCTGCTCGGGCTCTGCCTGGGCCTGCAGTGCATCGTGATCGAGGCGGCCCGGGTGCTCGCCGGGATCACCGACGCCAACTCCACCGAGTTCGACCCGGCCACCGCGCACCCGGTGATCTCCACCATGGCCGAGCAGCTCGACATCGTCGAGGGCAAGGGCGACCTGGGCGGCACCATGCGGCTCGGCCTCTACCCGGCCAAGCTCGCCGAGGGCTCCATCGTCCGCGAGGTCTACGGCGGCGAGCCCTACGTCGAGGAGCGCCACCGCCACCGCTACGAGGTCAACAACGCCTACCGCGCCGAGCTGGAGAAGAAGGCGGGCATCGTCTTCTCCGGCACCTCCCCGGACAACAAGCTGGTGGAGTACGTGGAGTACCCGCGGGAGGTCCACCCCTACCTGGTGGCCACCCAGGCCCACCCGGAGCTGAAGTCCCGGCCGACCCGGCCGCACCCGCTCTTCGCCGGCCTGGTGGCCGCGGCGGTGCGCCGGCAGACCGAGGACCCGGCCGGGGCGGTGCCGGCCGCCGCCCCGGCCGGGTCCGCCGACTCCGCCGGGTCCGCCGAGGGCTGA
- a CDS encoding ParA family protein — MNESTFAPGGGQPGTTVQGPSPTRLAAVGSVAVRTFAARRPDANPETHPTHAMSPYEEDLTDGQFYDPDAEYEPDPEYAATLAPDVARQRRERVGPTGRPLPYFPIPSPLSEHGPAQIIAMCNQKGGVGKTTSTINLGAALAEYGRRVLLVDFDPQGALSVGLGVNPMELDLTVYNLLMERGMSADEVLLKTAVPGMDLLPSNIDLSAAEVQLVSEVARESTLQRALKPLMADYDYVIIDCQPSLGLLTVNALTAAHRVIVPLECEFFALRGVALLTETIEKVRERLNPELELDGILATMYDSRTVHSREVLARVVEAFDDHVFHTVIGRTVRFPETTVAGEPITTYASNSVGAAAYRQLAREVLARCHAE, encoded by the coding sequence GTGAATGAGTCGACATTTGCTCCCGGGGGTGGTCAGCCAGGAACGACCGTTCAGGGTCCGAGCCCGACGCGGCTCGCGGCCGTAGGATCTGTCGCGGTCCGCACTTTCGCGGCTCGCCGGCCCGATGCGAACCCGGAGACGCACCCCACGCACGCCATGTCGCCATACGAGGAAGACCTTACGGACGGTCAGTTCTACGACCCGGACGCGGAGTACGAACCCGACCCCGAGTACGCGGCCACCCTCGCCCCGGACGTGGCCCGCCAGCGCCGCGAGCGCGTGGGTCCGACCGGCCGCCCGCTGCCCTACTTTCCGATCCCGTCCCCGCTGAGCGAGCACGGGCCCGCCCAGATCATCGCCATGTGCAACCAGAAGGGCGGCGTCGGCAAGACCACGTCCACCATCAACCTGGGTGCCGCCCTCGCCGAGTACGGCCGCCGGGTGCTGCTGGTCGACTTCGACCCGCAGGGCGCCCTCTCCGTCGGACTGGGCGTCAACCCCATGGAGTTGGACCTGACGGTCTACAACCTCCTGATGGAACGCGGCATGTCGGCCGACGAGGTGCTGCTGAAGACCGCCGTGCCCGGCATGGACCTGCTGCCCAGCAATATCGACTTGTCGGCCGCCGAGGTCCAGTTGGTCAGCGAGGTGGCCCGCGAGTCGACCCTGCAGCGCGCCCTGAAGCCGCTGATGGCCGATTACGACTACGTCATCATCGACTGCCAGCCCTCGCTCGGTCTGCTCACCGTCAACGCGCTGACCGCCGCCCACCGGGTGATCGTTCCGCTGGAGTGCGAGTTCTTCGCGCTGCGCGGGGTCGCCCTGCTCACCGAGACCATCGAGAAGGTCCGCGAGCGGCTCAACCCCGAGCTGGAACTGGACGGCATTCTCGCCACCATGTACGACTCGCGCACCGTGCACAGCCGCGAGGTGCTCGCCCGGGTCGTGGAAGCCTTCGACGACCACGTCTTCCACACCGTCATCGGACGCACCGTGCGCTTCCCGGAGACCACGGTGGCCGGCGAGCCGATCACCACCTACGCCTCCAACTCGGTGGGCGCCGCCGCCTACCGGCAACTCGCCAGGGAGGTGCTCGCCCGGTGCCACGCCGAGTGA